The Dioscorea cayenensis subsp. rotundata cultivar TDr96_F1 unplaced genomic scaffold, TDr96_F1_v2_PseudoChromosome.rev07_lg8_w22 25.fasta BLBR01002168.1, whole genome shotgun sequence sequence GGGTATAGATTGGCGCCGGAGAGTCGGTATCCAGCGGCGTTTGAGGATGGATTAAAGGTGTTGAATTGGCTGGCGAAGCAGGCGAATCTGGCGGAGTGTAGCAAGTCGATGGGTAATTTGAGAAGTGGGGATGCGAGGAGAGCTGATGGGCAGAGGTATATTGTGGATACTTTTGGGGCTTCTACTGTCGAGCCATGGTTGGCAGCTCATGGTGATCCTTCAAGGTAACCATAATtctctcttcctttctcttttgaACCAAAGTTTTTGTGAGTTGCTTAGTTGGATCTGATATTTGGCTTCTGAACTGAATTTAAATCTTTGATCTTTGGAAGTTTGAATCTTTGATCTGCAGTTTGTCTTCTTTTCTATAAAATGATCATTGAATCAAGATTATAGATTAAAGTAATTTAGCATGCGGGTCAGTGTATGATCTTGCTGAAATTTCAGTTGAACAAtttatttctctcttatttattttcctagGTTTCAGGTTGTAATGTCTATTTAAGCCAAGAGAAGCAGTGTGCTAGTTCCACATATGGACGCTTATTATAATGAACATTGGtacataatttattgttttaaattgacaGTCCCCCGAGCTATGGTATACACTAAGAAAACCTAGCGTGTTGAATGTTTATTAGACTGAAATTCCACAAATAATAGTTTTACTCATCTAGTTAGTTTTGAGTAAGACGGTCATGAAAGTGTCAGAAGTCAAATATATGAACAGATCAGAGTGTCCTTGGAGGTGAAGTTGTTGTGGGATGGGATAACTTCGCTGCATTGCAACCAGTTATCTGGTGATGCAAAACTGAGGTATAACTTTGACGGCAAATAGATGATTTCTACTCGGATCCTTTTAgcatgattatttattttttgcttgaagGTTCATAATTCCAATAAACTCAAGGATGTGGTTTAAGTTTTCCTGATAATCACGGAACCTCTGAATAAAAAAGCTCAAGGCAACACTAAAACAGAGAGAGATGATTTTGAGAATATGATTTCATCAGTAGGCTTATGAGAGATAGAAGAGCTATAAGAAGTGGTTATTTGAAACAGTAGAAATGTTAGAAGATTTTGAATTGATTGCATTTTAGATATTTGCAGACATGAGAAAATGGCTGTTCAGCTGTAGACTTCACTTTGTTGTGTATTCTATTAAACGCCATCTTTGTTGTACGTCTGCTCTTGGGTTTTTATGCTGCATGACGGGTTAGTGTATCATTATTACAAATAAAGCTAAGTTTGTTTTGAGGTTGACAGGTGTCTTCCGATAGGCACAACTTCAAAAGTTTAGTACATTAATGTACAACACTTGCTAGCATCATGCCTTTGACATGGTACATAGGAGGTCTAAAGGGCTATTGGACAAGCCATTAATTCTATGAAAATTGGTATACCTAAAATGACAATTGTAAGgtgaattaattaaaagcttGCGTGAGTGTTGGTAAGACATTAAAGTTTCTCATTGACTTCTTTTGAACTTGTAATTATGCTTGCCAGCGTATTTGTCTCTTATTCATATTGGAAATCTCTGCTTATTTTAAGCAGATACTTAGAGCCAAGAGGATATTGGTGTTTGCGCAATTTTATCAGTCTCATAATTGTTAGAAACTCTTATAGACCATGGTATTGTATTAAAGGTGTCCTGATATCTTGTTTGTTCATTTATGACTGCATTGATCATTCCGAATCAAGTAGCATTGCAAAATTGACTTTCAAACCCCAACACAATTGTCACCTTTGCTGTGTGTTTTGACATTCCTGTTTAACTGGTTGAATGTTAATACCATCATTCAAAGCTTTATctcccttttatatatatataaatccctTTTTTTCCCCTACGAAAGGACCTGCTTATAATTTTGGACACTTGATGATTTTATTCCTCCTGGCCCACCTCACCCTCTAAATCACCAATATGTGCTGCAGTTGCCACAGTTAGGACACTCATCTGCTGTTTGTATCATACATACTGTATGGAAGTCACAAGTTCATAACCCTATTGTGTTGCATGCCAATGTATTTATAAGATGTATATGTTCCATTCTCTAAGCATTTGTTAGCGATCCATGATTTTACTATCTTGTCTGTTTCCTTAGCTGAAATACATGATCTTTTTATCCTTTACTGAAAACGAATTGTCATACTGTGCACTATGTAAAATAATGCTCCGATGTTTCATCATGACAGATGTGTCCTTCTTGGCGTGAGCTGCGGTGCAAATATTGCCGATTATGTAGCTCGGAAGGCAGTCGAGGCCAAGAATCTTCTAGATCCTGTTAAGGTCGTTGCACAGGTGCTGATGTATCCTTTCTTCATTGGAAGTGTTCCCACCCATTCCGAAATAAAGCTAACAAACTCCTACTTTTACGACAAATCCATGTGCCTGCTCGCCTGGAGATTGTTCTTACCAGAGTACGAGTTCGACCTTGATCATCCAGCTGCAAACCCACTCGTCCCCGGAAGGGGGCCTCCTTTGAAATGCATGCCACCTACCCTTACAGTTGTAGCAGAGCATGATTGGATGAGGGACCGAGCAATTGCATATTCAGAGGAGCTCCGGAAAGTGAATCTCGATTCCCCTGTTCTTGAATACAAGGATTCCGTTCATGAGTTTGCGACACTAGACATGCTTCTCACATCCCCACAGGCTCAGGCCTGTGCTGATGACATTGCAATCTGGGTGAAGAAATACATATCACAACGTGGTCATGAATTCTCTTATTAGAACAGAACTTTTTTATACATAGTAAAGATCATCACTGAGATGTTTTCTCTCTGCTGTAATTATAGTTTCTCTTTGATTTGCGCTGATGCGATTATCAGGTTTAgcaattctttctttctttttttctgaagTATTTCATGATTTTTGTGTTGTGTTGTAATATGAGAAGAGTAGCGATGGTATAATGTGATGTTATGCCCTTTACTGAACTTCTTATGCATTTATGGTCTTTCTTCTCTTGAGTAATATGGTGTAATGTATGATGGAGGCTTCTTGCATAcctttaattgtaaaaaaaaaaatgggaaatttaattgatatagtgattgaaattaaaatttattatgcagggattaaaattatataatggaTTGGATGAAAATCTatattcattttctatttttaatctgattggtatttttttttttttaaagaaatgttAGGAATACAAGATGCTTTAGTGGTCTGTGTTAAATGAAGTTCTTTGGTttattatatcatttttatgtCCCTTGTTTTTTAAGAATTGTGATAATCATGTATCCATATTCCATTGCATTAAATTTatcttaaataattatatttaactattcAACCTTATGTACGGATTGTCCACGTATTAATTATGagctaaaatttatttatttatttattttatggttttgacCGGAGAACTATTGCATTTTTTGTCGCTaccaatttaaaataatatgctagattaaataataaataatatatataaaaaaattgataaatcaaattttaacatgtttgaggaaatcaaataacattaaatgaTAGTTTTTGGATGAAGTTAATTTTTAACtggattttatattttattttattttattagttaagGGTTAgcaattttgaatatttttattaataaaattagtaGAAATTGATTCATAATTTCAGACCATATGATAAAGAAGATATGAGTAGCGTAAAGGCACATAGCCCgttaatataatgaaattttattcataataaaatCTTACTAGAACCATTTGAGTCTTTGTTTCATTCTCTACTTTTATCTTGCAATATTGAGTTGATAAAACTATGTTGGACAAAGctattgaaataaattttaaaccccttatattttcaaataa is a genomic window containing:
- the LOC120257496 gene encoding probable carboxylesterase 16, encoding MPSVAVKLYSVFFKLLLKRRLHSLLHSPSSSLFGLTSRPDDSSTPASPSFGSDSVATKDIHIDPLTSLSIRIFLPDPSSTAVPHHQDLSHLRRTSYSGAHLAAASPSIDQPRRSSYGSPTDPCAYSGYLPTDDAWRRPGSRKLPVMLQFHGGAFVSGSNTSPANDLFCRRIARLCDVIVIAVGYRLAPESRYPAAFEDGLKVLNWLAKQANLAECSKSMGNLRSGDARRADGQRYIVDTFGASTVEPWLAAHGDPSRCVLLGVSCGANIADYVARKAVEAKNLLDPVKVVAQVLMYPFFIGSVPTHSEIKLTNSYFYDKSMCLLAWRLFLPEYEFDLDHPAANPLVPGRGPPLKCMPPTLTVVAEHDWMRDRAIAYSEELRKVNLDSPVLEYKDSVHEFATLDMLLTSPQAQACADDIAIWVKKYISQRGHEFSY